Proteins from one Impatiens glandulifera chromosome 2, dImpGla2.1, whole genome shotgun sequence genomic window:
- the LOC124925212 gene encoding non-specific lipid-transfer protein 2-like: MKSFSILFIAVVVVVVALTGESAEAVTCNPVTCNPMKLNPCLGAISSPTVTPTKECCTNLIKQKSCLCCYMKNPAYKHYVDSPNARRVSVICGIFSPMCLLG; the protein is encoded by the coding sequence atgaAGAGCTTCTCCATTTTGTTTATCGCGGTGGTAGTGGTAGTGGTAGCATTGACAGGTGAATCGGCAGAGGCAGTGACGTGTAACCCAGTGACGTGTAACCCGATGAAGCTGAATCCTTGTTTGGGAGCAATAAGCTCGCCGACAGTAACTCCGACAAAAGAGTGTTGCACAAATCTGATTAAGCAGAAGTCATGCTTGTGTTGTTACATGAAGAACCCAGCCTACAAACATTACGTTGATTCTCCTAATGCTAGACGTGTCTCCGTCATTTGCGGCATCTTTTCTCCGATGTGCTTATTAGGCTAG